The region ACAGAGAATTAAACACAGATTTCTAATTGGGAAGCAGCATCACTAACATCTACAAACATAGTGGTCGGTGATGATGATACTTTTCTTGGCTCGGAATTTTTAAGAATGTCAACATGAGTcgatattaatattatactttcttgtgatttatttatgaacatgtcTTAATTACTATAAAGCCTGAAATCAAATTTAAGACCTACAGAATGGTACACAAGGGAGAACAATTGTTTCTGGCGATTCCTTATACACCTGCAGCCTCCCAGCTGAACATCTTCCTCTCCTGGGAGTCCTCCATGATTAGTGGGACTGGACTCTTTGTTGGAGCAGGGTTGTGTTTCTCTCCGACTCTCCACAGCTGCACAGGAAACGATTTTCAAGGAAACTACTCGCTTCACTCTACCAGAACGATGGTATATTAGCacaattctttttttcctcttacgtACTAACAGGACTAAAAGTAATCAATGTTTCCCTTCTTTATGCTGCAGTATGGATTTATCAACACCTGTCTGAAATCGCTGGTTGTTGAAAAGTTTGGTGAAGAGACATGGCTTAAACTCAGGTAAATAAAACCACTTGATTTTACTCTAAAAACCTGATTAGTGATAGGAAACCTCTTGTTATCCTGAATGAACTCATAGAGAAAAAGCCGGGGTCCAGGACAGCTTCTTTACACACAAGGTCTACGAGGATGAGATCACCCTGCAGCTGGTCGCAGAAGCCTGCAAGCTCCTAGGTAACACTAGCAGTATATACTAACAGTATGTGTGCCAGCTCAACAGTTATAGAAAGATTAAACATACAATGGTCCCTGTGAAACGTTGTGTTTTATGGAAGGTGTGAAGTCAGAGGTGGTCCTAATGCAGTTTGGAGAGTTCTTCTTTGAGTTCTGCAAACGCTCCGGATATGACCACATGCTGCGTACATTAGGAGGAAATCTCTACGAGTTCACAGAGAACCTGGATGCTCTTCACAGCTACCTTTCTCTCTCTTACAAGGTTATATTTTAGAGATTTAAATTATAATCTGGATCAATTCTACCTGCTCCttcattgtgtgtttgtctccttCACATCCTGTTCCTGGTCTGCcagcatgttttcttttttaatctctaggtattttattttcatgctaAATAAAAGTGTGCATCGATGTTTGTCTCAGTGAGCTCTGAGATGGTGCACCATGTTTAGGGGGGTATCCCCGTCTCCAGTAAAGCAAGATGAAGTTGTGTCAAAGATCAATGTCATTGTGTGATATTACCTGTTTGTCTTACTCTTTCAGGAAATGAATGCGCCGTCATTCCGTGTGGAGCGAAACCCTGACGGCACTCTGCTTCTCCATTACTATTCAGACCGCAAAGGACTCTACTACCTTGTTCCTGGTTAATACAGAAATACTTGCTACCTTTGTATAATTTCCCCAAAACTAATGTTATAGCTAAAGTGTGCAACCCAAGAGCTCCCACTTATTTCTGCAGGTATCATTGGAGCTGTTGTCAGAGATTTTTTCAACAGCGAGATAACAATGGAGATTGTTAACCAGATTGAGGAGATCGAGAGGACTGGGAAAAAGGAACATGTGGTTTTCCTGGTGAGACAGAAACCAGCTGCTGCGTCCACCAGTAAAACTGGGACCACCCAAACCCACCAGCCTCTGCCTGACAAGCAGAGAGCAGCATTGTCTCTGAAAGAGGTTTGAACGATAAATGGTGTAGCACCTCACCCATGAGCTAGACTTGGATTCAATAGCTGTGTTTTAGTTCTGAGGTGTTGATGATGATATGAAACATCCATATGGACTTTTCAGTGGCCTTTACCAACCTTCGTGTGCCTGActgaacatatatatatatactctcaTTCGTGTACCTAGAATCACCATCAAAAGAGCTGCCCTGCTATGGTGAAAAAAAGCCGTTGGGATATCATACGAGGATTAGTACGACTCGGAAAAGGTAGAGGCACAATCACAGAGATAGAGAGATAGTTTACAAGCATGTGTGTCGTTTTGGCTCACAGTAACAGCCCCATGTTGTCATACCATGCAGGGAAGCTGCTGAGAGGATTTGAGCCTGTGTATCCTCAATGTCTCAACATTGACCTGAAGACTTTCTGCCACGTATTCCCATTTCATATCGTCTTTGATGAGCAggtaaaatatacatataaatagaTACCCCTGTTCCTTCATGGCATAAACATGTGATAAAGATAATTATGTTGAATTAACTCAGTTTTCCCTGTTGTCTCTGAGCCAGCTAGTGATCCACCAAGCTGGGGTCAACCTGCAGAGGATTGTCCCTGGACTCCAGACTATGGGTGTCCATCTGGACCAGTACTTTAATATCATCCATCCTGAGGTCACCTTTACGATTTCCAGCATAAGGAAATTCATAAACAGTCATTTTGTTCTGGAGACAAACAAGGACATGATTCCTGAGGCCCAAAGGAACAAGCCGATGTTGCAGCTCAGAGGTAAACTAAACtcagattcagaatactttatttatccccaaggggcaattcagtttcagttacatcctgtccaagaaacatgaaaagacaatcacatataacatgggagtacAGGAGTGGGAGAACCATGGGTCGCCACAAAGGCGGCGCCCCGTATCTTAGATGAGAAGTGGAAAACATGAGGTAAGAAGAGAGGAATAAGGCAGGTCCCAAACTGTGGGTCCTTTAGGGGCACAGTTTGCGGCACACACAGAagccccaaaaaacacaattacaacaaagttcGAGGACATAGCACATGTGATCGGGGGAGGGGACTTCTGTAGGGGAAGAATGCAGCCAGCCGCTGAGGGGCACGTGTGTGCAGCCTCTTACAGGCGCCTCACCCGCCCCTCTTGCTGCCACTATGTGGGAGGGAGGGTGGGTGGTGGGCAAAAGAAGGCATTGAAACGTGATCTCATTTGCTTCATTCTGTACAGTTCAGCTTGTCGCAGATGGCGTGAAACAACTTTGGGTAGATCTGATTCAAAAACAAAGTTCCCAGGTGGTGGCGAcggggaagaggaggaggagggagcgTCATACGAAACAAACATCCTGGAGAATAGACAGATGATAGGGAGTAGGGAGGGAGGGAGCAAAGAAAAAGGCATCCGCCTTCAATGAGAGTTAAAAGAGAAGACTGTTCTATACTTGTTTAAACAACTTTGAGAGATCAGAGTTTAACTGAAGACCTGGCCAGGGGTTTGGCAAGGCTATATATTGTTAGCTTTAATATGAAAAAATGCTCCATCTTGTTTCCTAATCTTTGCTCGTCTTCAGGGCAGATGACTTGGATGCCCTCTCTGGAGTGCATGCTTTATCAAGCGTCTCCTCTCCTGAGAAGTCTTCAGGAGTTGGAGGAGCGGGACATGCACATATCAGACATCGCACAACACGATGTCACGCGTGATCTCATCCTGCTCAATCACCAGCGACTGGCAGAAATGGAGTTATCCAATCAGTTGGAGAGAAAAAAGGAAGAGCTCCGTCTTTTGTCCCAGCacctggaggaggagaagaaaaagaCAGAGACTTTGCTTTACGCCATGTTGCCTAAGCATGTAGCCAATGAGCTCAAAGAGGGCAAGGCAGTGGAAGCAGGTTGGTGGAGTATACAGTAGATTAATGTTGTGCTAGAGGTGACatcatttctgtcatttggCTGCTATCATTTTTTGTCCATGCGTGTCCTTCAACAGGAGATTTCAAAGAATGCACCATCCTGTTCAGTGATGTCGTGACCTTCACCAATATTTGTTCTGTGTGTGAACCAATACAAATAGTTCATATGCTTAACGCCATGTACCTCCGCTTTGACCGTCTCACAACTGTGCACAATGTCTACAAGGTAAAGGAGCTAGAGCTTGTGTTTCCTTTCAAGGCCCGGATTGTGTTCATCCTTTGTTGACGTCCAGGTTGAAACCATTGGAGATGCTTACATGGTGGTGGGTGGGGTTCCCATACCCGTTGCCAGCCATGCTGAGAGGGTGGCCAACTTTGCTCTAGGAATGACTCTGGCTGCTGAAGAGGTTATTAATCCTGTGACAGGAAAACCCATTCAGGTACGTTTTTCACTCTCACTGTTACTATAGGCATGTGCAAAGGTTATTTTGCactgtc is a window of Gouania willdenowi chromosome 13, fGouWil2.1, whole genome shotgun sequence DNA encoding:
- the gucy1b2 gene encoding guanylate cyclase soluble subunit beta-2, producing MFPFFMLQYGFINTCLKSLVVEKFGEETWLKLREKAGVQDSFFTHKVYEDEITLQLVAEACKLLGVKSEVVLMQFGEFFFEFCKRSGYDHMLRTLGGNLYEFTENLDALHSYLSLSYKEMNAPSFRVERNPDGTLLLHYYSDRKGLYYLVPGIIGAVVRDFFNSEITMEIVNQIEEIERTGKKEHVVFLVRQKPAAASTSKTGTTQTHQPLPDKQRAALSLKENHHQKSCPAMVKKSRWDIIRGLVRLGKGKLLRGFEPVYPQCLNIDLKTFCHVFPFHIVFDEQLVIHQAGVNLQRIVPGLQTMGVHLDQYFNIIHPEVTFTISSIRKFINSHFVLETNKDMIPEAQRNKPMLQLRGQMTWMPSLECMLYQASPLLRSLQELEERDMHISDIAQHDVTRDLILLNHQRLAEMELSNQLERKKEELRLLSQHLEEEKKKTETLLYAMLPKHVANELKEGKAVEAGDFKECTILFSDVVTFTNICSVCEPIQIVHMLNAMYLRFDRLTTVHNVYKVETIGDAYMVVGGVPIPVASHAERVANFALGMTLAAEEVINPVTGKPIQIRVGLHSGPVLAGVVGEKMPRYCLFGDTVNTASRMESHGLPNKIHLSPTVYQALKNKSFAMQIRGEIEVKGKGLMTTYFLVKNTKVSNQQILGLSDLKARDGQEDSQRNKQSGFQHNSKDEPFLIPMMYEDNYDSDPEIFAADQAYDSESYGSLHTSEPSPDASLKHLENATEFDQIKQDPLEEQRLVSDAMERNSPSKHIQTRFCVVV